Proteins from one Sabethes cyaneus chromosome 2, idSabCyanKW18_F2, whole genome shotgun sequence genomic window:
- the LOC128738670 gene encoding defensin-A-like: MRSTVIFGFALLCLLVVGLPSGSGMPQDGVLTQETHDFLQDFVDSVDVVDGDENVPLTDEHYRAKRATCDLLSGFGVADSACAAHCILRRNRGGYCNKRRVCVCRN, encoded by the exons ATGCGTTCCACGGTGATATTTGGTTTTGCTTTGTTGTGCCTACTGGTCGTTGGTTTACCAAGCGGAAGTGGCATGCCGCAGGACGGTGTGCTCACGCAGGAGACGCACGATTTTCTCCAAGATTTTG TTGACTCAGTTGATGTTGTCGACGGTGACGAAAACGTGCCATTAACTGACGAACACTATCGAGCAAAGCGAGCAACGTGTGATCTGCTAAGTGGATTTGGAGTGGCCGATAGTGCTTGTGCTGCGCACTGTATTTTGCGCCGAAATCGTGGAGGATATTGTAATAAAAGACGAGTCTGCGTGTGCCGGAATTGA